Below is a genomic region from Chitinophagales bacterium.
GTGCCTGCAGGCATTACGACATAGGCATACAGGAAATTAGGATCACCGGTCGGGAATTGCTCGAGCCCCGGTTTGCTGATGAAAAGCAATGCGATAGCGAGCAGGAGCGTGGCGAAGATACCCGAGAATAAGATCACGGGATGCTTCAAAGTCCAGCGCAGGAAATTTGCATAACGCGCCTGAAATGACGGCCATCCTCTTTTTTGAAAAGCACGTACCCAATGCACCAGCACCAGTTGGTAGAGCCAGAAAACCATAACTAATGCGATTAACACATTGCCGAGCAATTTTGCACCGGCCAGGGCCATAACGAAACCCATCAGTGCTATGATACCGGACCATAATATTTGTCTTTTCCTGTCGGGCCGCACGCCTTCTTTCTGCGGCCGCATAAATGCAGAAGCAAAAACAGGGTTGATGAGGTAGGCCACCAGCAACGATGCAGTAAGCGTGAGGATGAGCGTAACAGGCAGGGAATGCATGAAAGAACCTATGACACCGGGCCAGAACAGTAAAGGAAAGAATGGCGCCAGCGTGGTCATGGTCCCTGACAGTACCGGCGCAAATACTTCACCGGCTGCATTTTTAGCCGCCAGTTTTATGGGCACCTTTCCATTGCCGAATATGCGGTGTGTATTTTCAATCACCACAATTGCATCATCCACCACAATACCAAGGCCCAGCAGGAAACCGAACAGCACGATCACGTTCATGGTCATGCCCATGGCGCTCAAAACCAGGAAGGCGATAAACATAGAAAGCGGAACAGACAATCCTACAAACATGGCATCTGTGGCTCCCATAAAAAACATCAGCACAAGCGTAACGAGAATGAAACCGATAATGATGGTGTTGATCAGGTCGGCCACCTGCGTACGCGTGGTGGTGGACGTGTCGCCGGTTATGGTTAATCCTATATCAGTCGGAACATCTTTGCCCTTCACCTCATCCACCAGTTCATGAATATGATCGGAGGCTTCAATCAGGTTGGCGCCGCTTTTTTTGATTACATTCAGGGTAATTACTTTTTTATTGTCGAGCCGCGCAAAGCTTTCCTGTTCCTTGAAGCTGTCTTTGATTTCGGCGATGCTTTTCAGGTAGATGGGTTCATTCTTTTTATTGTTGACGGTGAGGTTTTCTATTTGTGCAACATTTTTGAATTCGCCGCTTACGCTGATACTTCTGCGAACATCACCCAGTTTAATAGTGCCGCCGGAAACAATCCGGTTTTCGCTGCTAATGGCGGAATAGATGTCAAACATGGAAAGCTGCGCTGCCTGCATCTTGTACATGTCCACGTTGATCTGTATTTCCCTTTCCGGAGCGCCAATGATATCCACCCTGTTGATTTCCGGATAGGTTTCAATCTTATCCTGCAACAGCTCGGCGTACTTATTCAGCGTGGCGAGATCATAGTCGCCGCTGACATTCACCTGCATAATCGGAATCTGTGAAAATTCCACCTTTGCCACATTGGGCCCCCAGGTGGGATCAAGATCATTGGGCAGGTTGTTTTTAGCCTTGTCCACAGCATCCTTAACCTTCTGATTCGCATCAGCGAGATCCGTTCCTGAAACGAATTCCACCTGTATGGAGGAGAAATCCTGCACGGAACTGCTGGTGATCTTATTCACGCCATTGATAGCGCCTATTTCTTTCTCCAGCGGCTTGGTAATCAGGTTTTCAATATCTGTTGGCGCCGATCCCGGATAGATGGTGGAGACATAGATCGTCGGCATAGTTACATCGGGAAACAGTTCCTTCGGCAGATTATTGTAAGCCCT
It encodes:
- a CDS encoding efflux RND transporter permease subunit codes for the protein MKDNLKEFKPSSWAIDNRTTIFIIVLILTFMGIRAYNNLPKELFPDVTMPTIYVSTIYPGSAPTDIENLITKPLEKEIGAINGVNKITSSSVQDFSSIQVEFVSGTDLADANQKVKDAVDKAKNNLPNDLDPTWGPNVAKVEFSQIPIMQVNVSGDYDLATLNKYAELLQDKIETYPEINRVDIIGAPEREIQINVDMYKMQAAQLSMFDIYSAISSENRIVSGGTIKLGDVRRSISVSGEFKNVAQIENLTVNNKKNEPIYLKSIAEIKDSFKEQESFARLDNKKVITLNVIKKSGANLIEASDHIHELVDEVKGKDVPTDIGLTITGDTSTTTRTQVADLINTIIIGFILVTLVLMFFMGATDAMFVGLSVPLSMFIAFLVLSAMGMTMNVIVLFGFLLGLGIVVDDAIVVIENTHRIFGNGKVPIKLAAKNAAGEVFAPVLSGTMTTLAPFFPLLFWPGVIGSFMHSLPVTLILTLTASLLVAYLINPVFASAFMRPQKEGVRPDRKRQILWSGIIALMGFVMALAGAKLLGNVLIALVMVFWLYQLVLVHWVRAFQKRGWPSFQARYANFLRWTLKHPVILFSGIFATLLLAIALLFISKPGLEQFPTGDPNFLYAYVVMPAGTDQATTDSVTKLVEKKIYKVLGENNPIVKSVISNVSIGASEDPFDQSVSTNKGKVSVAFIEPADRRNRKSEIYAEKFREALKGIPGAQITVGAEQNGPPQGKPINIEISGDDFNKLLATTNGIKRYLDSLNIPGIEELKTDLQANKPEITIDLDRERMNREGISTQTVGFEIRNAIYGWEASKYKEGNDDYPIVIRYDESQRKSIDQLKDLIITFIDQTNGQVRQVPLSAFATIKYSSTYTGIKRIDQKRVVTLGSNLLTGYESQQPVIMAKVTDALESYPLPDDVSIGYTGASQDMEETINFMGIAWIISLFLIVIILVAQFNSVSKPAIIFAEVFFSIIGVLLGYGITGMNFSAVMTGVGVVALLGIVVRNGILLVEFTDLLIEQGVELKEAVVEAAKIRMTPVVLTATATILGMIPLAIGLNINFYGLFTEFKPDIWLGGENVVFWGPLAWTIVFGLSYATFITLLVVPVMYLLNERFKAWVFSMLNIRKQSKKVSHAKQPMHAVLDGDLHSH